One stretch of Alcaligenes faecalis DNA includes these proteins:
- a CDS encoding ABC transporter ATP-binding protein — protein sequence MLSFFERRLDPYPEQHVATPPKGFFPFIWACTKNSRGWIGLMTVTSIGLSAYEAMLFALLSYIVDWLPSIEPAQFWSQQGGTLLTIAAVLLGSVMLIGLHTLVMHQVLAINFPMRLRWLFHKLMLNQSMSFYADEFAGRITTKIMQTALAVRETLFMAVEVVVGMSAYLIGILILAGSFDRLLILPFLFWLVGYALACVYFVPRLGKVGAAQADARALMTGRITDAYTNINTVKLFAHTRREADHAKNAMRRFQETGHAQMRLISMFEVANHVLATLLLISSAGLALYLWSIDQSTAGVVAAVIAMALRLSGHSHWLMWELTNLFENVGTIQDGINTLTQEPTVVDAPDAKPLQIEQGRIEFQDVSFAYRDKSRQVIDKLNLVIKPGERVGLIGRSGAGKSTLVNLLLRFHDVDSGTIRIDGQDIAHVTQDSLRAAIGMVTQDTSLLHRSMRDNILYGRPDANDELLHMAVDRAAAADFIPQLHDRQGREGLDAHVGERGVKLSGGQRQRVAIARVMLKDAPILLLDEATSALDSEVEAAIQESLNTLMHGKTVIAIAHRLSTIAALDRLIVLDQGRIIEQGSHQELLEKGGLYARLWARQSGGFLGETGKQDV from the coding sequence GTGCTGTCATTCTTTGAACGTCGATTAGATCCCTATCCCGAACAACACGTAGCCACTCCTCCCAAAGGTTTTTTCCCCTTCATCTGGGCCTGTACAAAAAACTCACGCGGCTGGATTGGCCTGATGACCGTGACCTCCATCGGCCTGTCGGCCTACGAGGCCATGCTGTTTGCCCTGCTCAGCTATATCGTGGACTGGCTGCCCTCGATTGAACCTGCCCAATTCTGGAGCCAGCAGGGCGGCACGCTGTTGACTATTGCTGCTGTGCTGCTGGGCAGTGTGATGCTGATTGGCCTGCATACGCTGGTCATGCACCAGGTGCTGGCCATCAATTTCCCCATGCGCCTGCGCTGGCTGTTTCACAAGCTGATGCTGAACCAGAGCATGTCCTTTTACGCGGACGAGTTCGCCGGTCGCATAACCACCAAGATCATGCAAACCGCTCTGGCGGTGCGTGAAACCCTGTTCATGGCCGTGGAAGTGGTCGTGGGCATGAGCGCCTACCTGATCGGTATTCTGATTCTGGCTGGCAGCTTTGACCGCCTGCTGATCCTGCCCTTCCTGTTCTGGTTGGTGGGCTACGCCCTGGCCTGCGTGTACTTTGTGCCCCGTCTGGGCAAAGTCGGTGCGGCGCAGGCTGACGCCCGTGCGCTGATGACGGGCCGTATTACCGACGCCTACACCAATATCAACACGGTCAAGTTGTTTGCCCACACACGCCGTGAAGCAGACCATGCCAAGAACGCCATGCGCCGTTTCCAGGAAACCGGCCATGCCCAGATGCGCCTGATCAGCATGTTTGAAGTGGCCAACCATGTGCTGGCCACCCTCTTGCTGATCAGCTCGGCAGGTCTGGCCTTGTACCTGTGGTCGATTGATCAATCCACCGCCGGTGTAGTGGCGGCTGTCATTGCGATGGCACTGCGCCTGTCCGGCCATTCCCATTGGCTGATGTGGGAGCTGACCAATCTGTTCGAGAACGTGGGCACGATTCAGGACGGCATCAACACCTTGACGCAAGAACCCACCGTGGTGGATGCGCCCGATGCCAAGCCCCTGCAAATCGAGCAAGGCCGTATCGAATTTCAGGACGTCAGCTTTGCCTACCGCGATAAAAGCCGTCAGGTTATCGACAAGCTCAATCTGGTGATCAAACCAGGCGAGCGCGTTGGCCTGATTGGACGTTCGGGCGCGGGCAAATCCACACTGGTCAACCTGCTGCTGCGTTTCCATGACGTGGATAGCGGCACCATCCGCATTGACGGCCAGGACATTGCCCATGTCACCCAGGACAGTTTGCGTGCCGCCATTGGCATGGTGACGCAGGATACCTCCCTGCTGCACCGCTCCATGCGCGACAACATTCTGTATGGCCGCCCCGATGCCAACGACGAGCTGCTGCATATGGCGGTAGACCGTGCCGCCGCTGCCGACTTCATCCCGCAACTGCACGACCGCCAGGGCCGTGAAGGTCTGGATGCGCACGTGGGTGAGCGCGGTGTGAAACTGTCTGGCGGCCAGCGTCAGCGTGTGGCGATTGCCCGCGTCATGCTTAAAGACGCCCCCATCCTGTTACTAGATGAAGCCACCAGCGCACTGGATTCCGAAGTGGAAGCCGCCATTCAGGAAAGCCTGAACACCCTGATGCACGGCAAGACGGTCATTGCCATTGCCCACCGCTTGTCCACCATTGCGGCGCTGGACCGCTTGATTGTGCTGGATCAGGGCCGCATCATCGAACAAGGCAGCCACCAGGAATTGCTGGAAA